One Williamsia phyllosphaerae DNA segment encodes these proteins:
- the serA gene encoding phosphoglycerate dehydrogenase, with translation MSTAGRPIVVIADKLAPSTVEALGDDVEVRWVDGPDRPKLLEAVVDADAILVRSATTIDAEVLAAAPGVKIIARAGVGLDNVDVPAATARGVMVVNAPTSNIHTAAEHAISLMFAVARQIPAADATLREHTWKRSKFNGVEIFGKTIGVVGLGRIGQLVAARLAAFETEIIAYDPYVSPARAAQLGIELVSLDELLSRADLFTVHLPKTPETLGMIGTAELARTKPGVIVVNAARGGLIDEAALAEAIKSGHVRGAGLDVFATEPCTDSPLFELPEVVVTPHLGASTSEAQDRAGTDVAKSVRLALAGHFVPDAVNITGGAVDEVVAPWLELSRKLGVLVGAISGQVPTAITVDVRGELAASSVDVLGLSALRGLFSAVLEDPITFVNAPGVAADRGVTSEVTTATESPNHRSLVDLKAVFGDGSTVNVAGTLSGPSEVEKIVNINGRNFDLRAEGRNLVVSYGDQPGSLGKIGTLLGNAGIDIAAAGLSQDADGKGATVMLRVDGEIPADVVTAIGESVSATLIQQVDLS, from the coding sequence GTGAGCACAGCTGGCCGACCGATCGTCGTGATCGCCGACAAACTGGCACCGTCGACCGTCGAGGCACTCGGCGACGACGTCGAGGTGCGTTGGGTCGACGGTCCCGACCGCCCGAAGCTCCTCGAGGCGGTCGTGGACGCGGATGCGATCCTCGTCCGTTCGGCCACCACCATCGACGCCGAGGTCCTCGCCGCGGCCCCCGGGGTGAAGATCATCGCGCGAGCCGGTGTCGGCCTCGACAACGTGGATGTACCTGCGGCAACGGCCCGCGGCGTCATGGTCGTCAACGCGCCGACGTCGAACATCCACACCGCCGCCGAGCACGCGATCTCGCTGATGTTCGCCGTCGCCCGACAGATACCCGCCGCCGACGCGACGCTGCGCGAGCACACCTGGAAGCGCTCCAAGTTCAACGGTGTGGAGATCTTCGGCAAGACGATCGGTGTTGTGGGTCTGGGCCGGATCGGGCAGCTCGTCGCGGCCCGTCTGGCGGCTTTCGAGACCGAGATAATCGCCTACGACCCCTACGTCTCGCCCGCACGCGCGGCACAGTTGGGTATCGAATTGGTATCGCTGGACGAACTGCTGTCCCGAGCGGACCTGTTCACCGTCCACCTGCCGAAGACGCCGGAGACCCTGGGCATGATCGGCACCGCCGAACTGGCCCGCACCAAGCCCGGCGTCATCGTCGTCAACGCCGCCCGCGGCGGCCTGATCGACGAGGCCGCACTGGCCGAGGCGATCAAGTCGGGCCACGTGCGCGGCGCCGGACTCGACGTCTTCGCGACCGAGCCGTGCACCGACAGCCCGCTGTTCGAACTCCCCGAGGTCGTCGTCACCCCGCACCTGGGTGCCTCCACCTCCGAGGCGCAGGACCGCGCGGGCACCGACGTCGCCAAGAGCGTCCGTCTGGCGCTGGCCGGCCACTTCGTCCCGGATGCGGTCAACATCACCGGCGGAGCCGTCGACGAGGTCGTCGCGCCGTGGCTCGAGCTGTCCCGCAAGCTCGGTGTGCTCGTGGGCGCGATCTCCGGCCAGGTGCCCACCGCCATCACCGTCGACGTGCGCGGCGAACTCGCCGCCAGCTCGGTCGACGTCCTCGGCCTGTCCGCGCTGCGCGGATTGTTCTCCGCGGTGCTCGAGGACCCGATCACCTTCGTCAACGCGCCCGGCGTCGCCGCCGATCGCGGTGTGACCAGTGAGGTCACCACCGCCACCGAGAGCCCCAACCACCGCAGCCTGGTCGACCTCAAGGCCGTGTTCGGTGACGGATCCACGGTCAACGTCGCGGGAACGCTCAGCGGACCCAGCGAGGTCGAGAAGATCGTGAACATCAACGGCCGCAACTTCGACCTGCGCGCCGAGGGGCGCAACCTGGTCGTCAGCTACGGCGACCAGCCCGGCTCGCTGGGCAAGATCGGCACGCTGCTGGGCAACGCGGGCATCGACATCGCGGCGGCGGGCCTGTCCCAGGACGCCGACGGCAAGGGCGCGACGGTGATGCTCCGCGTCGACGGGGAGATCCCGGCCGACGTGGTCACCGCCATCGGGGAATCGGTCTCGGCGACGCTGATCCAGCAGGTGGATCTGTCGTGA
- a CDS encoding 3-isopropylmalate dehydrogenase — protein sequence MKLAVIAGDGIGPEVVSEALDILDAVHPGVTRTDYDLGARRYHRTGELLTDADLDSIRAHDAILLGAIGDPSVPPGILERGLLLTMRFALDHHVNLRPSHRFDGVTSPLAGNPDIDFVVVREGTEGPYTGNGGSIRVGTPHEVATEVSVNTRFGVERVVRYAFDLARTRGNKLTLVHKTNVLSFAGSMWQRTVDEVGAEYPDVATDYCHVDAATIYMVTDPGRFDVIVTDNLFGDIITDIAAAISGGIGLAASGNIDATGTNPSMFEPVHGSAPDIAGQGKADPTAAILSVALLLRHLGEEASAVRVEQAVAADLADRGDSASTTSETAARIRGRL from the coding sequence GTGAAGCTCGCCGTCATCGCGGGCGACGGGATCGGACCGGAGGTCGTCTCCGAGGCGCTCGACATCCTCGACGCGGTGCACCCGGGCGTCACGCGCACCGACTACGACCTCGGCGCGCGTCGGTACCACCGCACCGGTGAACTGCTGACCGACGCCGACCTCGACTCGATCCGTGCGCACGACGCGATCCTGTTGGGCGCCATCGGCGATCCCTCGGTCCCGCCGGGAATCCTCGAGCGCGGCCTCCTGCTGACCATGCGTTTCGCCCTCGACCACCACGTCAACCTGCGGCCCAGCCACCGTTTCGACGGTGTCACCTCGCCGCTGGCCGGCAACCCCGACATCGACTTCGTCGTCGTGCGCGAGGGAACCGAGGGCCCCTACACGGGCAACGGCGGTTCCATCCGGGTCGGCACACCGCACGAAGTGGCCACCGAGGTCAGCGTCAACACCCGCTTCGGTGTCGAGCGCGTGGTCCGCTACGCCTTCGACCTGGCGCGCACCCGCGGCAACAAGCTGACCCTCGTGCACAAGACCAACGTCCTGTCGTTCGCCGGGTCGATGTGGCAGCGCACCGTCGATGAGGTCGGTGCCGAATACCCCGATGTCGCAACCGATTACTGCCACGTGGACGCGGCCACCATCTACATGGTCACCGATCCGGGACGCTTCGACGTCATCGTCACCGACAATCTCTTCGGAGACATCATCACCGACATCGCCGCCGCCATCAGTGGTGGTATCGGGCTCGCCGCGTCGGGCAACATCGACGCGACCGGGACCAACCCGTCGATGTTCGAGCCGGTCCACGGCAGCGCGCCCGACATCGCCGGGCAGGGCAAGGCCGATCCGACCGCCGCGATCCTGTCGGTGGCACTGCTGCTGCGTCACCTCGGCGAGGAGGCCTCGGCCGTTCGGGTCGAGCAGGCCGTCGCAGCCGATCTCGCCGACCGCGGCGACTCGGCGTCGACCACCTCAGAGACGGCCGCTCGTATCCGCGGGCGTCTGTAG
- a CDS encoding diguanylate cyclase domain-containing protein: MSPTNERQVCADHVHLDADMAAVGREYRILIEHSPDTIVVHEGREIVFVNPAGLRLIGASDVAQVVGHSLAEFVGQQSIPPMVARIRDLDHIGAVSEPTEMVLRRIGGRHVEVEAVSVLTRWEGRPAYQVVLRDLSAQRAAEAAAARAELLYTNVVSSLVEGVIVMDATGVIESINPAAAEIFGVDPALAVGQRMSTLWTGAEVIDCDGAILPPDQHPHVRTQSTGAPVSFVVGLRWPDRPVLWNSGTCSLLDSGAGSPMVVSFNDISDARNATARLEYQATHDSLTGLPNRLHVVTDVRSRLEDPHRRTEMAVLFLDLDNLKSVNDSLGHSVGDEVLREVAERLRRTVDADSLVGRVGGDEFVVVLAGDSVRVDEATDRIHRVLTMPIARPGWTVTVSASIGAVAVAVGDTRTINDLLRDSDVAMYAAKAAGGNRTQRFTEVVGEPRPIGTDGLQTPADTSGRL; encoded by the coding sequence GTGTCACCGACGAACGAACGACAGGTCTGCGCCGACCACGTCCACCTCGACGCCGACATGGCCGCGGTGGGCCGTGAGTACCGCATCCTGATCGAGCACAGCCCCGACACGATCGTCGTACACGAGGGCCGCGAGATCGTCTTCGTCAACCCGGCCGGCCTCCGCCTGATCGGCGCGAGCGACGTGGCTCAGGTGGTCGGTCACTCCCTGGCCGAGTTCGTCGGTCAGCAGTCGATCCCGCCGATGGTGGCGCGCATTCGCGATCTCGACCACATCGGCGCGGTGTCCGAGCCGACCGAGATGGTCCTGCGCCGGATCGGCGGGCGTCATGTCGAGGTCGAGGCGGTTTCGGTGTTGACCCGCTGGGAGGGGCGGCCCGCCTACCAGGTGGTCCTGCGAGACCTCTCGGCCCAGCGGGCGGCGGAGGCAGCGGCCGCGCGCGCGGAACTGCTCTACACCAACGTCGTCTCGAGTCTCGTCGAAGGCGTGATCGTCATGGATGCGACCGGCGTGATCGAGTCGATCAACCCGGCCGCCGCCGAGATCTTCGGGGTGGACCCGGCACTCGCGGTGGGCCAGAGGATGTCGACCCTGTGGACGGGCGCGGAGGTCATCGACTGCGACGGCGCCATCCTCCCGCCGGATCAGCACCCCCACGTACGAACACAGTCGACCGGGGCGCCGGTGAGTTTCGTCGTGGGCCTCCGGTGGCCGGACCGGCCGGTCCTCTGGAACTCCGGCACCTGCTCGTTGCTCGACTCCGGCGCCGGCTCGCCGATGGTGGTGTCGTTCAACGACATCAGCGACGCCCGCAACGCGACCGCGCGACTCGAGTACCAGGCCACGCACGATTCGTTGACCGGCCTGCCGAACCGTCTGCACGTGGTCACCGACGTGCGCTCCAGACTGGAGGATCCGCACCGGCGTACCGAGATGGCCGTGCTGTTCCTCGATCTCGACAACCTGAAGTCGGTCAACGACTCGCTCGGTCACAGCGTCGGTGACGAGGTGCTGCGTGAGGTCGCCGAACGCCTGCGGCGCACCGTCGATGCCGACAGCCTCGTCGGCCGTGTGGGCGGCGACGAGTTCGTCGTGGTCCTCGCGGGCGACTCGGTGCGCGTCGATGAGGCGACCGACCGCATCCATCGGGTTCTGACCATGCCGATAGCCCGACCGGGATGGACCGTCACCGTGAGCGCGAGCATCGGCGCGGTCGCCGTCGCAGTCGGTGACACACGGACGATCAACGACCTGCTGCGCGACTCCGACGTCGCCATGTACGCGGCAAAGGCCGCGGGCGGCAACAGGACTCAGCGGTTCACCGAGGTGGTCGGTGAACCGCGGCCCATCGGGACGGACGGACTACAGACGCCCGCGGATACGAGCGGCCGTCTCTGA
- a CDS encoding beta-ketoacyl synthase N-terminal-like domain-containing protein: MSKIIPSIVGIGANTGYGWGAGALWDGVASGKPAAVLHSGYGEDVVEDVWLARVPAGGEAGDSPSRFARAMKGAVREAISDAYARGWKPGRRVGLVHAVVLGDVEDWRDFYHVDNGERRVRDYLRLLPSTPISTLMQEFGFHGPAMNVSATCSSGNVGLITAKMWLDAGIVDDVVCVATDLSLTPENVRHFVRLGAGVVDTEPLDACRPFQEGSRGFAMGEASVGFVVTTSPATGYIDILGGAMSHDAFHVVSVDPDHGQIMRCVSDALADAGVRADDVAYLNAHGPGTKQCDVAETAILSEIFGVARPGVYSVKPLTGHCQGAAAAVEIAAAALGTEAGVVPAAPRVAPGHELLLDGATPMVDGITVKPSLGMGGHNSVVVFAPAG; this comes from the coding sequence ATGTCGAAAATCATTCCGAGCATCGTGGGAATCGGTGCGAACACCGGTTACGGATGGGGTGCCGGCGCACTCTGGGACGGCGTCGCGAGTGGGAAACCCGCGGCGGTGTTGCACAGCGGTTACGGCGAGGACGTCGTTGAAGACGTCTGGTTGGCAAGGGTTCCCGCCGGCGGCGAGGCCGGCGACAGCCCGAGCCGGTTCGCCCGCGCGATGAAGGGCGCCGTGCGCGAGGCGATCTCCGACGCGTACGCACGCGGTTGGAAACCGGGACGGCGCGTGGGGTTGGTGCACGCGGTGGTCCTCGGTGACGTCGAGGACTGGCGCGATTTCTACCACGTCGACAACGGTGAGCGTCGGGTCCGCGACTACCTCCGGCTGCTCCCGTCGACACCGATCTCGACCCTCATGCAGGAATTCGGCTTCCACGGTCCGGCGATGAACGTCTCGGCAACATGTAGTTCGGGGAACGTCGGGCTGATCACCGCCAAGATGTGGCTCGACGCGGGGATCGTCGACGACGTGGTCTGCGTTGCGACCGACCTCTCGTTGACGCCGGAGAACGTCCGACACTTCGTACGTCTCGGCGCCGGGGTCGTCGACACCGAGCCGCTCGATGCCTGCCGTCCGTTCCAGGAGGGCAGCCGCGGGTTCGCGATGGGGGAGGCCTCGGTGGGGTTCGTCGTCACCACCTCGCCAGCGACGGGATACATCGACATACTCGGCGGCGCGATGAGTCACGACGCGTTCCATGTGGTCTCGGTGGATCCCGATCACGGGCAGATCATGCGGTGTGTCAGCGATGCGCTCGCCGACGCCGGTGTACGCGCCGACGACGTCGCGTATCTCAACGCGCACGGGCCCGGGACGAAGCAGTGCGACGTCGCCGAGACCGCGATCCTGTCGGAGATCTTCGGGGTTGCACGCCCGGGTGTGTACTCGGTCAAACCGTTGACCGGGCACTGCCAGGGGGCGGCGGCGGCGGTGGAGATCGCCGCGGCGGCCCTGGGCACCGAGGCGGGGGTGGTTCCGGCCGCTCCTCGGGTCGCGCCGGGTCATGAACTGCTGCTCGACGGCGCCACCCCGATGGTCGACGGCATCACGGTGAAGCCGTCGCTGGGCATGGGCGGGCACAACTCAGTGGTGGTCTTCGCCCCGGCCGGGTGA
- a CDS encoding MFS transporter, producing MDEDTTAPSVTRRWAMLVASILGAMSTTCAVSGAGFLIPVLHTDGGLSLAAASTLATFPTIGLMLTIIPWGAALDRFGERSILLISLSATVVATAGAAAASAAGLGYGVIAATLLLGGMVSAATNGASGRIVVGWFPPRGRGTAMGVRQTAQPLGIGLCALTIPVLSADHGVTVGLYVPVVMSVVGLIAVAVTVIDPPRSAAAEHGVEPGVNPYRASSFLPRVHAVSVLLVIPQSMLWTFVPAWLIVAHHWSPGPAGVLVTVSQILGAAGRIAAGRWSDVWGSRMKPIRVIALGAGIASAALAVTDWLSSPAAAVIMVFATVITVADNGLAFTGIAEYAGPRWSGRALAIQNTGQYLATSAATPTFGALIGATGFPAAFLVMALAPLVALPLVPSDPQPGEKVLDPVVGHPTTSSPATSSPGRGEDHH from the coding sequence ATGGACGAGGACACGACGGCGCCGTCGGTGACCCGCCGATGGGCCATGTTGGTCGCGTCGATCCTCGGTGCGATGTCGACGACCTGCGCGGTCAGCGGGGCCGGGTTCCTGATCCCCGTGTTGCACACCGACGGCGGCCTCTCACTGGCCGCGGCATCCACGCTGGCGACCTTCCCGACCATCGGGCTGATGCTCACCATCATTCCCTGGGGTGCCGCCCTCGACCGGTTCGGCGAACGCTCGATCCTGCTGATCTCACTGTCGGCGACGGTCGTCGCCACCGCGGGCGCCGCGGCGGCATCGGCCGCCGGACTCGGATACGGCGTCATCGCCGCCACCCTGCTGCTCGGCGGCATGGTCTCTGCGGCGACGAACGGGGCCAGCGGTCGGATCGTGGTGGGGTGGTTCCCCCCGCGCGGACGGGGCACCGCCATGGGGGTCCGCCAGACCGCCCAGCCCCTCGGGATCGGACTGTGCGCGTTGACCATTCCCGTACTCAGCGCCGATCACGGTGTGACGGTCGGCCTGTACGTCCCGGTGGTGATGTCGGTCGTGGGCCTGATCGCGGTCGCGGTCACCGTCATCGACCCGCCACGCTCGGCCGCGGCCGAGCACGGTGTCGAGCCGGGCGTGAACCCCTACCGCGCATCGTCGTTCCTGCCCCGCGTGCACGCCGTCAGTGTGCTGCTGGTGATCCCGCAGTCGATGCTGTGGACATTCGTACCGGCATGGCTGATCGTGGCGCACCACTGGTCGCCCGGACCTGCCGGTGTACTGGTCACCGTCAGTCAGATCCTCGGTGCGGCAGGACGGATCGCGGCGGGCCGGTGGTCGGACGTGTGGGGCAGCAGGATGAAACCGATCCGGGTCATCGCCCTCGGTGCGGGGATCGCGTCGGCGGCACTGGCCGTGACCGACTGGCTCTCCAGCCCGGCCGCCGCGGTGATCATGGTGTTCGCGACCGTGATCACCGTCGCCGACAACGGACTCGCCTTCACCGGCATCGCCGAATACGCCGGTCCGCGGTGGAGCGGACGCGCACTGGCCATCCAGAACACCGGGCAGTACCTCGCCACCTCGGCCGCGACACCGACGTTCGGCGCCCTCATCGGGGCCACCGGGTTCCCGGCGGCCTTCCTGGTCATGGCCCTCGCGCCGCTGGTCGCGCTGCCGCTGGTGCCGTCGGATCCGCAGCCGGGCGAGAAGGTGCTCGACCCCGTCGTCGGGCACCCCACCACCTCGTCACCCGCCACCTCGTCACCCGGCCGGGGCGAAGACCACCACTGA
- a CDS encoding fumarylacetoacetate hydrolase family protein, producing the protein MRLGRIASPDGVAFVAIDGDGDSAQAREIAEHPFGTPTFTGRSWPVSDVRLLAPILASKVVCIGKNYAAHAAEMGGVAPEDPVIFIKPNTSIIGPRVPIVRPPSSDRVDFEGELAIVIGRPCKDVAASAAASVILGYTVANDVTARDQQKADGQWTRGKGYDTFCPLGPWIETEIDPSDLEIRTELDGVVQQRSRTSLMLHDVGAIVEWISAIMTLLPGDVILTGTPEGIGPMTAGQEVSVTVEGIGTLLNPVVDRS; encoded by the coding sequence ATGCGTCTAGGACGAATTGCCAGCCCCGACGGAGTGGCCTTCGTCGCCATCGACGGCGACGGGGACTCCGCACAGGCCCGAGAGATCGCCGAGCACCCGTTCGGCACCCCGACATTCACCGGCCGATCCTGGCCGGTGTCCGACGTCCGTCTGTTGGCGCCGATCCTGGCCAGCAAGGTCGTCTGCATCGGCAAGAACTACGCCGCGCACGCGGCCGAGATGGGTGGCGTCGCCCCCGAGGACCCGGTGATCTTCATCAAGCCGAACACCTCGATCATCGGACCCCGCGTCCCGATCGTCCGGCCCCCGAGCTCCGACCGTGTCGACTTCGAGGGTGAGCTGGCCATCGTCATCGGGCGCCCCTGCAAGGACGTCGCCGCGTCGGCGGCCGCGAGCGTGATCCTGGGCTACACCGTCGCGAACGACGTCACCGCCCGTGATCAGCAGAAGGCGGACGGGCAGTGGACACGTGGCAAGGGTTACGACACCTTCTGCCCGCTCGGGCCGTGGATCGAGACCGAGATCGATCCGTCGGACCTCGAGATCCGCACCGAGCTCGACGGCGTCGTACAGCAGCGCAGTCGCACGTCGCTGATGCTCCACGACGTGGGTGCGATCGTCGAGTGGATCTCGGCGATCATGACGCTGCTGCCGGGCGACGTCATCCTGACCGGCACACCGGAGGGCATCGGCCCCATGACCGCGGGCCAGGAGGTCTCGGTCACCGTCGAGGGGATCGGAACCCTGCTCAACCCCGTCGTGGACAGGAGCTGA
- a CDS encoding alpha/beta fold hydrolase, with product MVVAPKTARVNGIGLSYEDAGSGPLVVMVMGTGSPGRVWKAHQQPALVKAGYRVVTFDNRGIAPSSECAEGFSLADMVADTAALIEYLGAGPAAVVGTSLGARITQELTLTRPDLVRCAVLLATYGRNGPMQEAISTGERALIDQGITLPDSYHAAITAHLNLSPHTLADDTNARDWLDIIEFSGQDRSPGVRAQLQLHAGEADRLSAYRAITRPSLVVGFADDRTLPPHLAKEVADAIPGAQYGEVAKAGHYGYLEQPDEVNRLVIEFLKRTIT from the coding sequence ATGGTCGTCGCGCCGAAGACCGCGCGTGTCAACGGGATAGGGCTGTCCTACGAGGACGCCGGGTCGGGTCCGCTCGTCGTGATGGTGATGGGGACCGGGAGTCCCGGCCGGGTGTGGAAGGCGCATCAGCAGCCGGCGCTGGTGAAAGCCGGGTACCGGGTCGTCACCTTCGACAACCGTGGCATCGCTCCGTCGAGTGAGTGCGCGGAGGGCTTCTCGCTCGCCGACATGGTCGCCGACACCGCTGCCCTGATCGAGTACCTCGGCGCCGGACCGGCCGCCGTCGTCGGCACCTCGCTCGGTGCCCGCATCACCCAGGAGTTGACGCTGACGCGACCGGACCTCGTCCGGTGTGCCGTGTTGTTGGCCACCTACGGTCGCAACGGACCGATGCAGGAGGCGATCTCGACGGGTGAGCGGGCCCTGATCGATCAGGGGATCACGCTCCCCGACAGCTACCACGCGGCCATCACTGCGCACCTCAACCTGTCGCCGCACACGCTGGCCGACGACACCAACGCCCGCGACTGGCTCGACATCATCGAGTTCTCCGGTCAGGACCGTTCGCCCGGCGTGCGGGCACAGTTGCAGTTGCACGCAGGTGAGGCCGACCGCCTGTCGGCCTATCGCGCCATCACGCGGCCGTCGTTGGTCGTCGGTTTCGCCGACGACCGCACTCTGCCGCCGCACCTGGCCAAGGAGGTGGCCGACGCCATCCCCGGTGCGCAGTACGGCGAGGTGGCCAAGGCGGGCCACTACGGCTACCTCGAGCAGCCCGACGAGGTGAACCGGCTCGTCATCGAGTTCCTAAAGCGGACGATAACCTGA
- the gltX gene encoding glutamate--tRNA ligase encodes MTQPGAVRVRFCPSPTGTPHVGLVRTALFNYAYAKHNGGDFVFRIEDTDAARDSEESYAALLDALRWLGLNWDEGPEVGGPYAPYRQSQRSELHRGVVTQLLTAGEAYEAFSTAEEVEARHRAAGRDPKRGYDNFDRDLTDEQRAEYRAQGRPAVIRLRMPDHDITFDDLVRGPTTSKAGTVPDFALTRGNGDPLYTLVNPVDDATMKITHVLRGEDLLSSTPRQIALYEAMIRIGIAEFVPQFGHLPFVMGEGNKKLSKRDPQSSLFHHRDRGFIPEGLLNYLALLGWGIADDHDLFSLDEMIAAFDVGAVNSNPARFDLKKAEAINAEHIRRLAPEDFAARLSAYLVDRGLLAATADTSSFPVIADLVQTRIQVLGDAWGLMSFLYTSDADLTIDAGAAAKNLGADAGPVVDAAITAISGVGEWSTQAIETALKEALVDGLELKPRKAFGPVRVAVTGSHISPPLFESIELLGRDSTVARLRAAREKYCKTDA; translated from the coding sequence ATGACCCAACCTGGTGCCGTCCGTGTCCGTTTCTGTCCGTCGCCGACGGGGACCCCGCACGTCGGACTGGTCCGCACCGCGCTCTTCAACTACGCCTACGCCAAGCACAACGGCGGTGACTTCGTCTTCCGCATCGAGGACACCGACGCCGCCCGGGACTCCGAGGAGTCCTACGCGGCGCTGCTCGACGCGTTGCGCTGGCTCGGGTTGAACTGGGACGAGGGGCCGGAGGTGGGCGGTCCGTATGCGCCCTACCGTCAGTCGCAGCGTTCGGAGCTCCACCGCGGTGTCGTCACCCAACTGCTCACCGCGGGCGAGGCCTACGAGGCGTTCTCCACCGCTGAGGAGGTCGAGGCGCGGCATCGGGCCGCGGGCCGCGACCCCAAGCGCGGCTACGACAACTTCGATCGGGACCTGACCGATGAGCAGCGCGCCGAGTACCGCGCGCAGGGTCGTCCGGCGGTGATCCGCCTGCGGATGCCCGATCACGACATCACCTTCGACGACCTCGTCCGCGGACCCACCACCAGCAAGGCCGGCACCGTGCCCGACTTCGCGTTGACCCGCGGCAACGGCGACCCGCTCTACACCCTGGTCAACCCGGTCGACGACGCGACGATGAAGATCACCCATGTGCTGCGTGGCGAGGATCTTCTCTCGTCCACACCACGCCAGATCGCGTTGTACGAAGCCATGATCCGGATCGGGATCGCCGAGTTCGTGCCGCAGTTCGGTCATCTCCCGTTCGTGATGGGGGAGGGCAACAAGAAGCTGTCCAAGCGCGACCCGCAGTCGAGTCTGTTCCACCACCGCGACCGCGGGTTCATCCCCGAGGGTCTGCTCAACTACCTGGCGCTGCTCGGATGGGGTATCGCCGACGACCACGACCTGTTCTCGCTCGACGAGATGATCGCGGCCTTCGATGTGGGAGCGGTCAATTCGAACCCGGCGCGGTTCGATCTGAAGAAGGCCGAGGCCATCAACGCCGAGCACATCCGCCGGCTGGCCCCGGAGGACTTCGCGGCCCGCCTGAGCGCCTATCTCGTCGATCGGGGTCTGCTGGCGGCCACCGCCGACACGTCGTCGTTCCCGGTGATCGCCGATCTGGTGCAGACACGCATCCAGGTGCTCGGAGACGCCTGGGGCCTCATGTCGTTCCTCTATACATCCGACGCCGACCTCACGATCGACGCCGGTGCCGCGGCCAAGAACCTCGGTGCCGACGCGGGCCCGGTCGTCGACGCCGCCATCACCGCGATCTCCGGCGTGGGGGAGTGGAGCACCCAGGCGATCGAGACGGCGTTGAAAGAGGCGCTCGTCGACGGCCTCGAACTCAAGCCGCGCAAGGCGTTCGGTCCGGTCCGGGTGGCCGTCACCGGATCGCACATCAGCCCGCCGCTGTTCGAGTCCATCGAGCTGCTCGGCCGCGACAGCACCGTCGCCCGCTTGCGCGCGGCACGGGAGAAGTACTGCAAAACTGACGCCTGA
- a CDS encoding NADAR family protein — protein MTDPRPHIIGSFDGEYSYLASSAPVPTPFRGNVFSSAEHAFAAAGAAEPDDVVHVLSIATAEDATAFGETIEAVEDWDVDRYQAMEVIVAAKFAHNADLGVQLAATMGSILVNGNTVHDQVWGTCECPEHIDVDGDNALGVILMSVRMRLAAELAAPDPLETENP, from the coding sequence ATGACCGATCCCCGGCCGCACATCATCGGCTCCTTCGACGGCGAGTACTCCTACCTCGCCAGTTCTGCACCGGTGCCGACCCCGTTCCGGGGCAACGTCTTCTCGTCGGCTGAGCACGCGTTCGCGGCCGCGGGGGCGGCGGAACCCGACGACGTGGTGCACGTGCTGTCCATCGCGACCGCCGAGGACGCCACCGCGTTCGGCGAGACCATCGAGGCCGTCGAGGACTGGGACGTCGACCGCTATCAGGCGATGGAGGTCATCGTCGCCGCCAAGTTCGCCCACAACGCCGACCTGGGCGTGCAGTTGGCCGCCACCATGGGCAGCATCCTGGTCAACGGGAACACCGTCCACGATCAGGTCTGGGGAACGTGCGAGTGCCCGGAGCACATCGATGTCGACGGAGACAACGCCCTGGGCGTGATCCTGATGTCGGTGCGGATGCGCCTGGCCGCCGAACTCGCCGCCCCCGACCCCCTGGAAACAGAAAATCCGTAG
- a CDS encoding pyridoxamine 5'-phosphate oxidase family protein, producing MGNNQRSQIVMTDEEIESFLARSRTATLATRSATGSVHLVAMWYALLDGEIWFETKAKSQKAVNIRRDPTVSVMVEAGDTYDTLRGVAIEGRAEIVDDPDTLLRVGISVWERYNGEYSEEVKPFVDQMMNKRVAVRVVGERTRSWDHRKLGLPEIPLAGNTAQYL from the coding sequence ATGGGAAACAACCAACGGTCGCAGATCGTGATGACCGACGAGGAGATCGAGTCGTTCCTCGCCCGCAGCCGCACAGCGACATTGGCGACGCGCTCAGCGACGGGCTCGGTGCACCTCGTGGCCATGTGGTACGCCCTGCTCGACGGCGAGATCTGGTTCGAGACCAAGGCGAAGTCCCAGAAGGCGGTCAACATCCGTCGCGACCCGACGGTGTCGGTGATGGTCGAGGCAGGCGACACCTACGACACCCTGCGCGGTGTCGCGATCGAGGGACGGGCCGAGATCGTCGACGACCCGGACACCCTCCTGCGCGTGGGGATCAGTGTGTGGGAGCGCTACAACGGCGAGTACTCCGAAGAGGTCAAGCCGTTCGTCGACCAGATGATGAACAAGCGGGTCGCGGTGCGGGTGGTCGGGGAACGCACCCGCAGCTGGGATCATCGCAAGCTCGGTCTCCCCGAGATCCCGTTGGCCGGCAACACCGCGCAGTACCTCTGA